The following are encoded in a window of Variovorax paradoxus genomic DNA:
- the phhA gene encoding phenylalanine 4-monooxygenase, producing the protein MDTLAAVVTPAVYGASDRPPRGDYSRGGSVQADYTCPQDWASYTAADHDTYKRLYERQAAQLPGLACDAFIQALPLLGVKDRIPRFEELNERLHRATGWEIVAVPGLIPELPFFTLLANRKFPVTDWIRKPEEFDYIVEPDVFHDLFGHVPMLFDPTFADYVQRYGQGGMKAHELGAGEKLARLYWYTVEFGLIRQPEGLRAYGAGILSSVGELQHAVRSPEPHRLPLDLLRTMRTQYKIDTYQANYFVIENFAQLFDLTAPDFTPLYRALEVEPDIPAGVLLPGESGNA; encoded by the coding sequence ATGGACACCCTCGCCGCCGTTGTCACTCCCGCCGTCTATGGCGCATCCGATCGCCCGCCGCGCGGCGACTACTCGCGCGGCGGTTCGGTGCAAGCCGACTACACCTGCCCGCAGGACTGGGCCAGCTACACGGCGGCCGACCACGACACCTACAAGCGGCTGTACGAACGCCAGGCCGCGCAGCTGCCGGGCCTGGCCTGCGACGCCTTCATCCAGGCGCTGCCGCTGCTCGGCGTGAAGGACCGCATCCCGCGCTTCGAGGAACTCAACGAGCGCCTGCACCGTGCCACTGGCTGGGAGATCGTCGCGGTGCCGGGGCTGATTCCCGAACTGCCCTTCTTCACGCTGCTGGCGAACCGCAAGTTCCCGGTGACCGACTGGATCCGCAAGCCCGAAGAGTTCGACTACATCGTCGAGCCCGACGTGTTCCACGACCTGTTCGGCCACGTGCCGATGCTGTTCGACCCGACCTTCGCCGACTACGTGCAGCGTTACGGCCAGGGCGGCATGAAGGCGCACGAGCTGGGTGCCGGCGAGAAGCTGGCGCGGCTGTATTGGTACACGGTCGAGTTCGGACTGATCCGCCAACCCGAGGGCCTGCGCGCCTATGGTGCCGGCATCCTGAGTTCGGTCGGCGAACTGCAGCACGCGGTGCGCAGCCCCGAGCCGCACCGCCTGCCGCTTGACCTGCTGCGCACCATGCGCACGCAATACAAGATCGACACCTACCAGGCCAACTACTTCGTGATCGAGAACTTCGCGCAGCTCTTCGATCTCACGGCACCCGACTTCACGCCGCTGTACCGCGCGCTCGAAGTCGAGCCCGACATCCCGGCCGGCGTGCTGCTGCCGGGCGAATCCGGCAACGCCTGA
- a CDS encoding Lrp/AsnC family transcriptional regulator, giving the protein MEALDKIDRLILRMLQADGRATYDQIAEQVSLSPSAVLRRVKRLEEHKVIDRYVALVQPEAVGLGLTAYLNVRLEKHTESHKRNPMDLFRASVQTWPEVVECAALTGDMDYLLRVVVADMAHYSRFIMDTLLKHPSVQDCKTSFVLDRVKATTSVPV; this is encoded by the coding sequence ATGGAAGCACTCGACAAGATCGATCGACTCATTTTGCGCATGCTGCAAGCAGACGGCCGCGCCACCTACGACCAGATCGCGGAGCAGGTCAGCCTGTCGCCCAGCGCCGTGCTGCGGCGGGTCAAGCGGCTCGAAGAGCACAAGGTCATCGACCGCTACGTCGCCTTGGTCCAGCCCGAGGCGGTCGGCCTGGGCCTCACGGCCTACCTGAACGTGCGGCTCGAAAAGCACACCGAAAGCCACAAGCGCAACCCCATGGACCTGTTCCGCGCCAGCGTGCAGACCTGGCCCGAGGTGGTCGAGTGCGCCGCGCTCACCGGCGACATGGACTACCTGCTGCGCGTCGTGGTGGCCGACATGGCGCACTACAGCCGCTTCATCATGGACACCCTGCTGAAGCACCCCAGCGTCCAGGACTGCAAGACCAGCTTTGTGCTCGATCGTGTCAAAGCCACAACATCTGTGCCCGTTTAA
- a CDS encoding ATP-binding cassette domain-containing protein, translating into MALITLLDAQLAFGHVPLLDHADFSLLESERIGLIGRNGAGKSSMLKILGGLEKPDDGTLQLQQNLRVAYVAQEPALDMDADVFTAASQGLGEVIAIRDLYLSGADGLDLDALQSKIEAYDAWNWEQRVEETLHRLHLDRNARVGSLSGGTRKRVALAQALVAAPDVLLLDEPTNHLDLDSIEWLEQLLIDFKGSVVTITHDRSFLNRVATRIVELDRGKLGSYPGNFEQYLLQKEEQLAQEAIISAKADKLLAQEEIWIRKGVEARRTRSQSRITRLQELRASRSARREVQGSVNMDVASGQSSGKIVAELTDATKSFGEKTVIRGFSGTILRGDKIGLLGPNGAGKTTLLKLILGELEPDSGKIRRGTNQQVAYFDQMRDKLDLDATLEDFISPGSEWIEIGSQKKHVKSYLSDFLFSPARANSPVRSLSGGERNRLLLARLFARPANVLVLDEPTNDLDIDTLELLEGLLQDYDGTVFLVSHDRTFLDNVVTSTIAFEGDGRWREYEGSVEDWLIQSKRAREIAEQRLASAPPAPAAAPAPAPAAAPAAAPTGGPRKKLSYKEQRELEALPAQIEALEAEQKRISEMLELDGGAIYASDASRAVELSERHAKIDDELLAALERQEELGAGR; encoded by the coding sequence ATGGCACTCATCACACTCCTCGACGCGCAGCTCGCGTTCGGTCACGTCCCGCTGCTGGATCATGCGGACTTCTCTCTTCTTGAATCGGAACGCATCGGCCTGATCGGCCGCAATGGCGCCGGCAAGTCGTCGATGCTCAAGATATTGGGCGGGCTGGAAAAGCCCGACGACGGGACGCTCCAGTTGCAGCAGAACCTTCGCGTCGCCTACGTGGCACAGGAACCGGCGCTGGACATGGATGCGGACGTCTTCACCGCCGCCAGCCAGGGCCTGGGCGAAGTCATCGCCATCCGTGACCTGTACCTCTCCGGTGCGGACGGGCTCGACCTGGACGCCCTGCAGTCCAAGATCGAAGCCTACGACGCCTGGAACTGGGAACAGCGTGTCGAGGAGACGCTGCACCGCCTCCACCTCGACCGCAATGCGCGCGTCGGCTCCCTCTCCGGCGGCACGCGCAAGCGGGTCGCGCTGGCCCAGGCCCTGGTAGCCGCGCCGGATGTGCTCTTATTAGATGAGCCGACCAACCACCTGGACCTCGACTCCATCGAGTGGCTGGAACAGTTGCTGATCGACTTCAAGGGCAGCGTCGTCACCATCACCCACGACCGCAGCTTTTTGAACCGCGTCGCCACCCGCATCGTGGAGCTCGACCGGGGCAAGCTGGGTTCCTACCCCGGCAACTTCGAGCAGTACCTCCTCCAGAAGGAAGAGCAGCTCGCGCAAGAAGCCATCATCAGCGCCAAGGCCGACAAGCTGCTGGCGCAGGAAGAAATCTGGATCCGCAAGGGCGTCGAAGCGCGCCGCACGCGCAGCCAGAGTCGCATCACGCGGCTGCAAGAGTTGCGCGCCAGCCGCTCCGCGCGCCGCGAAGTGCAAGGCAGCGTCAACATGGACGTGGCCTCGGGCCAGTCCAGCGGCAAGATCGTGGCCGAGCTCACCGACGCCACCAAGTCCTTCGGCGAGAAAACCGTGATCCGCGGCTTCAGCGGCACGATCCTGCGCGGCGACAAGATCGGCCTGCTGGGCCCGAACGGCGCCGGCAAGACGACGTTGCTCAAGCTGATCCTGGGCGAACTCGAGCCCGACAGCGGCAAGATCCGCCGCGGCACCAACCAGCAGGTCGCCTACTTCGACCAGATGCGCGACAAGCTCGACCTCGACGCCACGCTCGAAGACTTCATCAGCCCCGGCAGCGAGTGGATCGAAATCGGCAGCCAGAAGAAGCACGTCAAGAGCTACCTCTCCGACTTCCTGTTCTCCCCCGCGCGCGCCAACTCCCCCGTGCGCTCGCTCAGCGGCGGCGAACGCAACCGCCTGCTGCTGGCGCGCCTGTTCGCGCGCCCGGCCAACGTGCTGGTGCTCGACGAGCCGACCAACGACCTGGACATCGACACGCTCGAACTGCTCGAAGGCCTGCTGCAGGACTACGACGGCACCGTGTTCCTCGTGAGCCACGACCGCACCTTCCTCGACAACGTGGTGACCAGCACGATCGCCTTCGAGGGCGACGGCCGCTGGCGCGAGTACGAAGGCAGCGTGGAAGACTGGCTGATCCAGTCGAAGCGCGCACGCGAAATCGCCGAGCAGCGCCTCGCGTCGGCACCGCCGGCCCCTGCCGCGGCACCGGCCCCGGCTCCCGCGGCTGCACCCGCCGCCGCCCCCACGGGCGGCCCCCGCAAGAAGCTCTCTTACAAGGAGCAGCGCGAACTCGAAGCCCTGCCCGCGCAGATCGAAGCCCTCGAAGCCGAACAGAAGCGCATCAGCGAAATGCTCGAGCTCGACGGCGGTGCGATCTATGCGAGCGACGCCTCGCGCGCGGTCGAACTGAGCGAGCGCCACGCCAAGATCGACGACGAACTGCTCGCTGCGCTGGAGCGCCAGGAAGAACTCGGCGCCGGACGCTGA
- the hppD gene encoding 4-hydroxyphenylpyruvate dioxygenase has product MSHADAPAFTPWENPMGTDGFEFIEYAAPDPVAMGQVFERMGFVAIAKHRHKNVLLYRQGTINFILNAEPDSFAQRFAREHGPSVCAIAFRVQDAKQAYERATALGAWGFADKAGPGELNIPAIKGIGDSLIYLVDRWPGKNGAQPGDIGNIGFYDVDFEALPGVSSQDALTRKGNGLTYIDHLTHNVYRGRMDVWANFYEKLFNFREVKYFDIEGQVTGVKSKAMTSPCGKIRIPINEEGKEQAGQIQEYLDMYKGEGIQHIAMGSDNLYESVDALRANGVTLLDTIDTYYELIDKRIPEHGESVAELKKRKILIDGKKDALLLQIFSENQLGPIFFEFIQRKGDDGFGNGNFKALFESIELDQMRRGVLSAAK; this is encoded by the coding sequence ATGAGCCACGCCGACGCCCCCGCCTTCACGCCCTGGGAGAACCCGATGGGCACCGACGGCTTCGAATTCATCGAATACGCGGCACCCGATCCGGTCGCGATGGGCCAGGTGTTCGAGCGCATGGGCTTCGTGGCCATCGCCAAGCACCGCCACAAGAACGTGCTGCTGTACCGCCAGGGCACGATCAACTTCATCCTGAACGCCGAACCCGATTCGTTCGCCCAGCGTTTCGCGCGCGAGCACGGCCCGAGCGTGTGCGCCATCGCCTTCCGCGTGCAGGACGCCAAGCAGGCCTACGAGCGCGCCACCGCGCTGGGCGCCTGGGGCTTCGCCGACAAGGCCGGCCCGGGCGAGCTGAACATTCCCGCCATCAAGGGCATCGGCGACAGCCTGATCTACCTGGTCGACCGCTGGCCCGGCAAGAACGGCGCGCAGCCGGGCGACATCGGCAACATCGGCTTCTACGACGTGGACTTCGAGGCGCTGCCGGGCGTGTCGTCGCAGGACGCGCTCACGCGCAAGGGCAACGGCCTGACCTACATCGACCACCTGACGCACAACGTGTATCGCGGCCGCATGGACGTGTGGGCCAACTTCTACGAGAAGCTCTTCAACTTCCGCGAAGTGAAGTACTTCGACATCGAAGGCCAGGTGACGGGCGTGAAGAGCAAGGCCATGACCAGCCCCTGCGGCAAGATCCGCATCCCGATCAACGAAGAGGGCAAGGAACAGGCCGGCCAGATCCAGGAGTACCTGGACATGTACAAGGGCGAGGGCATCCAGCACATCGCCATGGGCTCGGACAACCTGTACGAGAGCGTCGACGCGCTGCGCGCCAACGGCGTGACGCTGCTGGACACCATCGACACGTATTACGAGCTGATCGACAAGCGCATTCCCGAGCACGGCGAAAGCGTGGCCGAGCTGAAGAAACGCAAGATCCTGATCGACGGCAAGAAGGACGCGCTGCTGCTGCAGATCTTCAGCGAGAACCAGCTGGGCCCGATCTTCTTCGAGTTCATCCAGCGCAAGGGCGACGACGGCTTCGGCAACGGCAACTTCAAGGCGCTGTTCGAGAGCATCGAGCTCGACCAGATGCGCCGTGGCGTGCTGAGCGCCGCAAAATAA
- a CDS encoding transporter substrate-binding domain-containing protein, translating to MRHASSSTVVTSLVAAAAAAVVLSGCASAPPAAGLAASHLDTVQKAAVLRICTPGDYRPFSFQKADASFEGIDVDLMAGFSASLGAQPEWVKTTWANLLPDLAAGKCDIAVGGVSVTTDRQKRAFFSAPYMVNGKTPIARCADVAKYQSVAAIDQPSTRVIFNPGGSNERFARTNFKQAKLTLHGENVTIFDEILANRADVFVTESAEAITQQKLKPGLCAVNPDKPLQYGEMAWMLPRDDVAFKSYVDQWLHLQQAGGDFQRVMDRWLK from the coding sequence ATGCGCCACGCGTCTTCTTCGACTGTCGTCACTTCCCTTGTCGCGGCAGCCGCCGCTGCGGTCGTGCTCTCGGGCTGCGCCTCGGCGCCGCCCGCGGCCGGCCTGGCTGCTTCGCACCTGGACACGGTGCAGAAGGCGGCGGTGCTGCGCATCTGCACGCCGGGCGACTACCGGCCCTTCAGCTTCCAGAAGGCCGACGCCTCGTTCGAAGGCATCGACGTCGACCTGATGGCGGGCTTCAGCGCCAGCCTCGGCGCCCAGCCCGAGTGGGTCAAGACGACCTGGGCCAACCTGCTGCCCGACCTGGCTGCGGGCAAATGCGACATCGCCGTGGGCGGCGTGTCGGTGACCACCGACCGCCAGAAGCGCGCCTTCTTCAGCGCGCCCTACATGGTCAACGGCAAGACGCCCATTGCGCGCTGCGCCGACGTGGCCAAGTACCAGAGCGTGGCGGCCATCGACCAGCCGTCGACGCGCGTGATCTTCAACCCGGGCGGCAGCAACGAACGCTTTGCCCGCACCAACTTCAAGCAAGCCAAGCTCACGCTGCACGGCGAGAACGTCACGATCTTCGACGAGATTCTGGCCAACCGCGCCGACGTGTTCGTCACCGAATCGGCCGAGGCCATCACGCAGCAGAAGCTCAAGCCCGGGCTGTGTGCGGTGAACCCCGACAAGCCGCTGCAGTACGGCGAGATGGCCTGGATGCTGCCGCGCGACGACGTGGCTTTCAAATCGTATGTCGACCAATGGCTGCACCTGCAGCAAGCCGGCGGCGACTTCCAGCGCGTGATGGACCGCTGGCTCAAATAA
- a CDS encoding MBL fold metallo-hydrolase, with amino-acid sequence MPEPVAHHGEASAGLPANVVVFERGWLSSNNILFVGAEETALVDTGYATHADQTLALVESVLGERPLDRVLNTHLHSDHCGGNAALQQHYPSLRTDIPPGEAPLVERWDAQGLSFLATGQTCPRFGFTGLLEPGTECLLGGRAWQVHGAPGHDSHSVILFDPVSRTLISADSLWENGFGIAFPELMGEPSFGDIAATLDLIEKLTPLHVIPGHGGVFGDVDRALQTARRRLAGLQRDPVKHARHAMKVLMKFKLLELHAVSRADWAEWVGGTLYFERIRARFFAGETLAALTEDLLAELIAAGAAQSDALGVRNA; translated from the coding sequence GTGCCTGAGCCCGTAGCGCATCACGGGGAAGCCAGCGCCGGACTGCCGGCGAATGTCGTCGTGTTCGAGCGGGGCTGGCTGTCGTCGAACAACATCCTGTTCGTCGGGGCAGAGGAAACGGCGCTGGTCGACACGGGGTATGCCACGCATGCCGATCAGACGCTGGCACTGGTGGAATCCGTTCTTGGAGAGCGTCCGCTCGATCGGGTGCTGAACACGCATCTGCACAGCGATCACTGCGGGGGGAACGCGGCTTTGCAGCAGCATTATCCGTCACTGCGAACGGACATTCCACCTGGCGAGGCGCCGTTGGTCGAGCGGTGGGATGCGCAGGGTCTGAGTTTTCTTGCGACAGGGCAGACTTGCCCTCGTTTTGGCTTCACCGGGCTGCTCGAGCCAGGCACCGAATGCCTCTTGGGAGGCAGGGCGTGGCAAGTGCACGGCGCTCCGGGCCACGATTCGCACTCGGTGATTCTGTTCGATCCAGTGTCGCGGACCCTGATTTCTGCGGATTCACTCTGGGAAAACGGCTTTGGCATCGCCTTTCCTGAACTGATGGGCGAGCCCTCGTTCGGAGATATCGCCGCGACGCTCGATTTGATCGAGAAGCTGACGCCTTTGCATGTGATTCCAGGCCATGGAGGAGTCTTTGGCGACGTCGACCGTGCCTTGCAAACTGCGCGCCGGCGTTTAGCTGGCTTGCAGCGAGACCCGGTAAAGCACGCGCGCCATGCGATGAAGGTGCTGATGAAGTTCAAGCTGCTGGAGCTGCATGCGGTGTCGCGAGCGGATTGGGCTGAGTGGGTTGGCGGGACGCTGTATTTCGAGCGGATTCGGGCTCGATTCTTTGCTGGTGAGACGCTGGCAGCCCTGACTGAGGATCTGTTGGCAGAGCTGATTGCCGCTGGCGCAGCACAATCCGATGCTTTAGGAGTTCGGAACGCCTGA
- a CDS encoding copper chaperone PCu(A)C encodes MTKPFTPTFHILAACALLAGAGAAGAHVSLPPGGATVGSEYNAAFRVGHACEGAKATTGLAVRLPKGFVLTDAQARKGWKLDAPKAGSVEGEVRWTAETPQNALPAAERGEFVLRGKVPAAPGPLWFKVHQDCDVGSVDWAQVPAAGSATAGLKTPAPKLDVVAQGVATVDVRDAWVRQSVPGQSGTGAFMKLTAPTGTKLVGISTPAAGVAEVHEMKMEGDTMRMRELAGGLDLPAGKTVELKPGGYHVMLMDLKGAMTKGATVPMTLKFEDAKGTKTTLELKLPVGAPEGAAPAPAAGGAHQHHQHKH; translated from the coding sequence ATGACGAAGCCTTTCACTCCCACCTTCCACATCCTCGCCGCCTGCGCTCTGCTGGCCGGTGCCGGCGCCGCTGGCGCCCACGTGAGCCTGCCCCCGGGCGGCGCCACCGTCGGCAGCGAGTACAACGCCGCCTTCCGCGTCGGCCACGCCTGCGAAGGCGCCAAGGCCACCACCGGCCTCGCGGTGCGCCTGCCCAAGGGCTTCGTGCTCACCGACGCGCAGGCGCGCAAGGGCTGGAAGCTCGATGCGCCCAAAGCAGGCAGCGTCGAAGGCGAAGTGCGCTGGACCGCAGAGACGCCGCAGAACGCGCTGCCCGCCGCCGAGCGCGGCGAGTTCGTGCTGCGCGGCAAGGTGCCTGCCGCGCCGGGCCCGCTGTGGTTCAAGGTGCACCAGGACTGCGACGTCGGCAGCGTCGACTGGGCCCAGGTGCCCGCCGCGGGCAGCGCCACGGCCGGCCTGAAGACGCCCGCGCCCAAGCTCGACGTGGTGGCGCAGGGCGTGGCCACGGTCGACGTGCGCGACGCCTGGGTGCGCCAGTCGGTGCCGGGCCAGAGCGGCACGGGCGCCTTCATGAAGCTCACCGCGCCCACGGGCACGAAGCTGGTCGGCATCTCGACGCCCGCCGCCGGCGTGGCCGAGGTGCACGAGATGAAGATGGAAGGCGACACCATGCGCATGCGCGAACTGGCGGGCGGCCTCGACCTGCCGGCCGGCAAGACCGTCGAGCTCAAGCCCGGCGGCTACCACGTGATGCTGATGGACCTGAAGGGCGCGATGACCAAGGGCGCGACCGTGCCCATGACCCTGAAGTTCGAGGACGCCAAGGGCACGAAGACGACGCTGGAACTGAAGCTGCCGGTCGGTGCGCCCGAAGGTGCAGCGCCGGCGCCCGCGGCAGGCGGCGCGCATCAGCACCACCAGCACAAGCACTGA
- a CDS encoding AMP-binding protein, which produces MQTSAQQNYPAGVPHEIHPEQYRSLPHMFDEAFGRYKDRPFSVCMERWMSYGELDTLSKAMGAWLQSRGLEPGARVAIMLPNVPQFAVTMCAVLRAGYTCVNVNPLYTARELEHQLKDSGATAIVILENFAATLEQVIERTPVKHVVMTAMGDLLGGLYGTWITVAVRHLAKMVPPYKLPLSEGRTVTPFKQAIAEGRGRTLGPDQSTLDSIAFLQYTGGTTGLSKGAVLTHRNIVAATLQAEAWFTPALSRAGDLAKVNSIAALPLYHIFALTLCLLVIRQGSHMTLIPNPRDFNKFVAVLKKRPFHMLPAVNTLFNALLMHPEFKTVDFSTLFVSQAGGMAASEGTARKWFEATGCPMIEGWGMSETCAIGTNNPVSNTKFTGTIGLPLPSIEIAIKDDEGQSLPIGQAGELCIKGPNVMTGYYNQPAETAAAFTADGFMRTGDIAVMQEDGYSRIVDRKKDMILVSGFNVFPNELENVISLCPGVVECAAVGVPDEKQGEAIKVFVVRRDPTLTEDAVLQYCNGQLTGYKRPKHIEFRESLPKTNVGKILRRELRTSAGAGA; this is translated from the coding sequence ATGCAGACATCCGCGCAACAGAACTATCCGGCCGGCGTGCCGCACGAGATTCACCCGGAGCAGTACCGCTCCCTGCCTCACATGTTCGATGAGGCTTTCGGCCGCTACAAGGACCGGCCGTTCTCGGTCTGCATGGAGCGGTGGATGTCGTACGGCGAACTCGACACGCTCTCGAAGGCGATGGGTGCTTGGCTGCAGTCGCGGGGCCTTGAGCCCGGCGCGCGGGTGGCGATCATGCTGCCCAACGTGCCGCAGTTCGCGGTCACGATGTGCGCCGTGCTGCGCGCGGGCTACACCTGCGTCAACGTCAATCCGCTGTACACGGCGCGCGAACTGGAGCACCAGCTCAAGGACTCCGGCGCGACGGCCATCGTCATCCTCGAGAACTTTGCCGCCACGCTCGAGCAGGTGATCGAGCGCACGCCGGTCAAGCACGTGGTGATGACCGCGATGGGTGACCTGCTCGGCGGGCTGTACGGCACGTGGATCACGGTGGCCGTGCGCCACTTGGCCAAGATGGTGCCGCCCTACAAGCTGCCGTTGAGCGAAGGCCGCACGGTCACACCGTTCAAGCAGGCGATTGCCGAAGGCCGCGGGCGCACGCTCGGGCCCGATCAGAGCACGCTCGACTCCATCGCCTTCCTGCAGTACACGGGCGGCACCACCGGCTTGTCGAAGGGCGCGGTGCTGACCCATCGCAACATCGTGGCCGCCACGCTGCAGGCCGAAGCCTGGTTCACACCCGCGCTGTCGCGGGCCGGCGACCTGGCGAAGGTCAACAGCATCGCGGCGCTGCCGCTGTATCACATCTTCGCGTTGACGCTGTGCCTGCTCGTGATTCGCCAGGGCTCGCACATGACGCTGATCCCGAACCCTCGCGACTTCAACAAGTTCGTCGCGGTGTTGAAGAAGCGGCCCTTCCACATGCTGCCGGCGGTGAACACCTTGTTCAATGCGCTGCTGATGCACCCGGAGTTCAAGACGGTCGATTTCTCTACGCTCTTCGTATCTCAGGCCGGTGGAATGGCCGCCTCCGAAGGCACGGCGCGCAAGTGGTTCGAGGCCACCGGCTGCCCGATGATCGAAGGCTGGGGCATGAGCGAGACCTGCGCGATCGGCACCAACAACCCGGTGTCGAACACGAAGTTCACGGGCACCATTGGCCTGCCGTTGCCGAGCATTGAGATCGCGATCAAGGACGATGAAGGCCAATCGCTTCCGATCGGCCAGGCGGGCGAGCTCTGCATCAAGGGCCCGAACGTGATGACCGGCTACTACAACCAGCCCGCCGAAACAGCGGCGGCCTTCACAGCCGACGGCTTCATGCGCACCGGAGACATCGCCGTGATGCAGGAAGACGGCTACAGCCGGATCGTCGATCGCAAGAAGGACATGATCCTGGTGAGCGGTTTCAACGTGTTCCCGAACGAGTTGGAGAACGTGATCTCGCTGTGCCCGGGGGTGGTCGAATGCGCGGCCGTCGGCGTGCCGGACGAAAAGCAAGGCGAAGCCATCAAGGTCTTCGTGGTCCGCAGGGACCCGACGTTGACGGAAGACGCCGTGCTCCAGTACTGCAACGGACAACTGACCGGCTATAAGCGGCCGAAGCACATCGAGTTCCGCGAGTCGCTGCCCAAGACCAACGTGGGGAAGATCCTGCGGCGCGAGCTGCGCACCAGCGCCGGTGCCGGTGCCTGA
- a CDS encoding phospholipase D family protein — protein MPSSSFRAIARRSVALLAILVLGACAQLPKEVERPVSSALASPDGTALATLLKERRQADKARFDSGFLLLGGPQAAYGSRLALIESAQKTLDLQYYAIHADASTGRLVRGLQAAAERGVRVRILLDDFHTIGRDALVLGLAFIPNIEMRLFNPLAGSRGTGFNRMLNAIGDVSRIQQRMHNKLFLADNVMGVTGGRNLGDAYFGNATTGNFVDVDVLAAGPIVQDLSRSFDSYWNNERAYPVQSLVSREEFQRIRERARRADQELGDEAAEARNLPKPPDGEPRPGAAPTAEQRARAWDEKPLDLRTATFVWAPALMLADAPGKIPADRGPGAMRNPDLVVSRSALPSRNAAALADLASSGDTVVEGLLHLIGQARTDLLIISPYFVPGPDMQQAFAAAHARGVRIRVLTNSLASNDAPIAHVGYARHRKALLTAGVELYELRSEQTDFGNVFGSSGSSSAGSASGESRAMLHSKVLVMDGRLLVVGSMNLDLRSQLQNTEIALLIRSSELSRVAAEQIERGMRERSWHVELVKGALVWRAPEGSGLQDTDTEPDASATLRFLLRLFGPLAPDQLL, from the coding sequence ATGCCTTCTTCTTCCTTCCGCGCAATTGCCCGCCGCAGCGTCGCGCTGCTGGCCATCCTGGTGCTCGGCGCCTGCGCGCAGCTGCCGAAGGAGGTGGAGCGCCCCGTCTCAAGCGCGCTCGCCTCGCCTGACGGCACGGCGCTGGCCACGCTGCTGAAAGAGCGGCGGCAGGCAGACAAGGCCCGCTTCGACTCGGGCTTCCTCTTGCTGGGCGGTCCGCAGGCTGCCTACGGCAGCCGCTTGGCGCTGATCGAGAGCGCTCAGAAAACGCTGGACCTGCAGTACTACGCCATTCACGCCGACGCCAGCACGGGCCGGCTGGTGCGCGGGCTGCAGGCGGCCGCCGAGCGCGGCGTGCGGGTGCGCATCCTGCTGGACGACTTCCACACCATCGGCCGCGACGCGCTGGTGCTCGGCCTGGCGTTCATCCCGAACATCGAGATGCGCCTGTTCAATCCACTCGCGGGCTCGCGCGGCACCGGCTTCAACCGCATGCTCAACGCCATCGGCGACGTCTCGCGCATCCAGCAGCGCATGCACAACAAGCTGTTCCTGGCCGACAACGTGATGGGCGTGACCGGCGGGCGCAACCTGGGCGACGCCTACTTCGGCAATGCCACCACCGGCAACTTCGTCGACGTCGACGTGCTGGCGGCCGGCCCCATCGTGCAGGACCTCTCGCGCAGCTTCGATAGCTACTGGAACAACGAGCGCGCCTACCCCGTGCAGTCGCTGGTCTCGCGCGAGGAGTTCCAGCGCATCCGCGAACGCGCGCGGCGCGCCGACCAGGAACTCGGCGACGAAGCGGCCGAAGCCCGCAACCTCCCGAAGCCGCCTGATGGCGAGCCCCGCCCCGGCGCGGCGCCCACGGCCGAACAGCGCGCCCGCGCCTGGGACGAGAAGCCGCTCGACCTGCGCACCGCCACCTTCGTCTGGGCGCCGGCGCTGATGCTTGCCGACGCGCCCGGCAAGATCCCGGCCGACCGCGGCCCCGGCGCGATGCGCAACCCCGACCTCGTGGTGAGTCGGTCCGCGCTGCCGTCGCGCAACGCCGCGGCACTGGCCGACCTGGCGTCCAGCGGCGACACGGTGGTCGAAGGCCTGCTGCACCTGATCGGCCAGGCGCGCACCGACCTGCTGATCATCTCGCCCTACTTCGTGCCCGGCCCCGACATGCAGCAGGCCTTTGCCGCGGCGCACGCGCGCGGCGTGCGCATCCGCGTGCTGACGAATTCACTGGCCTCGAACGACGCGCCCATCGCCCACGTCGGCTATGCGCGCCACCGCAAGGCGCTGCTGACCGCGGGCGTCGAGCTGTACGAGTTGCGCAGTGAGCAGACCGACTTCGGCAATGTGTTCGGCTCCTCGGGCAGCAGCAGCGCGGGCAGCGCCAGTGGCGAATCACGCGCGATGCTGCACTCGAAGGTGCTGGTCATGGACGGCCGGCTGCTGGTGGTCGGCTCCATGAACCTCGACCTGCGCTCGCAGCTGCAGAACACCGAGATCGCGCTGCTGATCCGCAGCAGCGAACTCTCGCGCGTGGCGGCCGAGCAGATCGAGCGCGGCATGCGCGAGCGCTCGTGGCATGTCGAGCTGGTGAAGGGCGCGCTGGTGTGGCGCGCGCCCGAAGGCAGCGGCCTGCAGGACACGGACACCGAACCCGACGCGAGCGCCACGCTGCGCTTCCTGCTGCGGCTGTTCGGTCCGCTGGCGCCGGACCAGTTGCTCTGA